From Taeniopygia guttata chromosome 3, bTaeGut7.mat, whole genome shotgun sequence:
TCCCGATGGAAGAACCCCAAATTCCGAAAGGTTGGGACCCTCCTTTCCCAGATCCCGATGGAATTCCCAGGTACAAATCCAAGATCCCAGGGATCAGGATCCTCCTTTCCCAGATCCCAATGgaggaaccccaaattccagaaaATCGGGATCCTCCTTTCCCAGATCCCGAGGGAAGAACCCCAAATTCCGGAAGATTGGGATTCTCCTTTCCCAGATCCTGAGGGAAGAACCCCAAATTCCGGAAAATCGGGATCCTCCTTTCCAGATCCCGATGGaagaaccccaaattccagaaGGTCGGGATCCTCTTTTCCCAGGTCCTGATGGAATTCCTGGAGGCAACGCCAAAATCCCAGAAGATCGGGATCCTCCTTTCCCACATCCCAAGGGAAGAACCCCAAATTCCGGAAGATCGGGACCCTCCTTTCCTGATCCCGATGGAATTCCCGGGTACAAATCCGAGATCCCAGAAGATCGGGATCCTCCTTTCCCAGATCCCGATGGAATTCCCGGGTACAAATCCAAGGTCCAAGGGAATTGGGATCCTCCTCTCCCAGATCCCAATGGaagaaccccaaattccagaaGATTGGGATCCTCCTTTCCCAGATCCCAAGGGAAgaatcccaaattccagaaGGTTGGGCTCCTCGTTTCCCAGATCCCGATGGAagaatcccaaattcccgaagATCGGGATCCTCCTTTCCCAGATCCCGATGAAATTCCTGGGTACAAATCCGAGATCCCAGGGGATCGGGATCGTTCTTTCCCAGATCCCGAGGGaagaaccccaaattccagaaGATCAGGATCCTCTTTTCCCAGATCCCGATGGAATTCCTGGGTACAAATCCAAGATCCCGGAGGCCGCCGAAATTCCACAATCCTTTATTTCCGTCTCCAGGAGCCGCGTCCCGTGGGCCGGGAACCCTTCCCGGGATCCGGGATCAGGAAGGGGCAGAAATTCCTCCCGGGAATCACCAGGAAATTCCCCCTGGAATCACCAGGAAATTCCTCCCGGGAATCACCAGGAAATTCCTCCCGGGAATCACCAGGAAATTCCTCCCGGGAATCACCAGGAAATTCCCCCTGGAATCACCAGGAAATTCCTCCCTGGAATCACCAGGAAATTCCTCCCGGGAATCACCAGGAAATTCCCACCTCCCCACCCCGAGGTTCTGCTCCCATGGATATTCCTGGAATTCCACGGAATTTCACACATGTGCGGCGGAAGGATCAGAAATCCATGGATTTTCCCTCTCTGGAATGGTGATGGAACATCCCCAAAGTCCTCAGTGCCACCGCCGGgatgtccccccgtgtcccctccgtgtccccccgtgtcccctgggGGGGGACAGTCCCATCCCGGAAGGGCGGGAacgggaaaagagggaaaaagagggaaaaagagggaaaaagagggaaaagagggaaaaagaggggaaaaataaagagggaaaaataggggggaaaaaagagggaaaaagagggaaaataaaaagggaaaaataaagagggaaaaagaggggaaaagagggaaaaagaggaggaaagacggaaaaaaaagagggaaaaataaagagggaaaaataaagaggggaaaagagggaaaaagagggacaaataaagagggaaaaagagggaaaaagagagaaaaagaggggaagagagggaaaaagagggaaaagagggaaagagggaaaaggaaggaaaaaaaagaaaaagatggaaaagagggggaaaagagggaaaaagaggaaaagagggaaaaaggggaaagagggaaaagaggggaaaagagggaaaaagtgggaaaaagagggaaaaagggggaaagagggaaaaagagggaaaatgagggaaaaagaggggaaaaaaagagggaaaaagagggaaaaagagggaaaagagggaaaaagagggaaaaagtggggaaaagagggaaaaacagggaaaaacagggaaaaagagggaaaaagagggaaaagagggaaaaagagggaaaaagtgggaaaaagagggaaaaagagggataaagagggaaaaagaggggaaaaagagggaaaaagatggaaaaagagggaaaagatggaaaaagaggaaaaaagaggaaaaaagagggataaagagggaaaaagagggaaaaagaggggaaaaagagggaaaaagtgggaaaaagagagaaaaatatggaaaaagaggggaaaagatggaaaaagggaaaaagaggggaaaagagggaaagagggaaaagagggaaaaagaggggaaaagaggaaaaagagggaaaaagagggaaaaataaagagggaaaaagagggaaaaaaagagggaaaaagagggaaaaataaagagggaaaaagagggaaaatagggaaaaaggaggggaaaaggggaaaaaagaggaaaaaaaaagagggaaaaagagggaaaaataaagagggaaaaagaggggaaaagagggaaaaaaagaggggaaaagagggaaaaagaggggaaatagggaaaaagagggaaaaaagagggaaaaagaggggaaaagagggaaaaagagggaaaaggaaggaaaaagatggaaaaagatggaaaaagagggaaaagagggaaaaagatggaaaaagagggaaaaagagggagaaagaggggaatagagggaaaaagagggaaaaagagggaaaaagagggaaaaagagggaaaaagagggagaaagaggggaatagagggaaaaagagggaaaaagagggaaaaagagggaaaaagagggaaaaagagggaaaaataggaaaaaagagggaaaaataggaaaaaagaaggaaaaagagggaaaaagaggggaaaagagggataaaagggaaaaagagggaaaaatagggaaaaagagggaaaaagagggaaaagagggaaaaagaggggaaaagaggaaaaagagggaaaaagagggaaaaataaagagggaaaaagagggaaaaaaagagggaaaaagagggaaaaataaagagggaaaaagagggaaaatagggaaaaaggaggggaaaaggggaaaaaagaggaaaaaaaaagagggaaaaagagggaaaaataaagagggaaaaagaggggaaaagagggaaaaaaagaggggaaaagagggaaaaagaggggaaatagggaaaaagagggaaaaaagagggaaaaagaggggaaaagagggaaaaagagggaaaaggaaggaaaaagatggaaaaagatggaaaaagaggggaaaagagggaaaaagatggaaaaagagggaaaaagagggagaaagaggggaatagagggaaaaagagggaaaaagagggaaaaagagggaaaaagagggaaaaagagggagaaagaggggaatagagggaaaaagagggaaaaagagggaaaaagagggaaaaagagggaaaaagagggaaaaataggaaaaaagagggaaaaataggaaaaaagaaggaaaaagagggaaaaagaggggaaaagagggataaaagggaaaaagagggaaaaatagggaaaaagagggaaaaagagggaaaaagagggaaaaatggaaaaacaggggaaaagagggaaaaaaagagggaaaaagagggaaaaaaagggaaaataaagagggaaaaagaggggaaaagagggaaaaagagggaaaaaagagggaaaaagaggagaaaagaggaTTTCCCCCAAATGTCTCCCTGAGGGAACGATTCCGTCCCCGGAGTCCGGCtgaggatgggaatggggatccCGGGGgaaaattgtccccaaaattcctccctgAGGGAAAAATCCCATCCCGGAGTCCCAGTgaggatggagatggggatccaaggggaaaatatcccaaaaaaactCCCTGAGGGGAATAATTCCATCCCTGGAGCCTTGGGgaggatggagatggggattccatgggaaaatatcccaaatttcccccaaattaaCTTCCCAGGAGGAACAATTCCATCCCTGGAGCCTTGGGGAGGATGGAAATGGGGATTCTAtgggaaaatatcccaaatttccccaaattaaCTTCCCAGGAGGAACAATTCCATCCCTGGAGCCTCAGGGAAGATGGAGACGGGGATTGAACgggaaaatatcccaaattttccccaaaataacTTCTCAGGAGGAACAATTCCATCCCTGGAGCTTTGGggaggatggagatggagattcCATGGGAAAATATCCcagatttcccccaaaataatttCCCAGGAGGAACAACTCTGTCCCCAGAGCTttggagagaagggaaatgggGATCCCAtggaaaatatcccaaatttcccccaaaataactTCCCAGGAGGAACAATTCCATCCCTGGAGCCTTGGGGAGGATGGAGACGGGGATCCCACGAGAAAatatcccaatttttcctcaaaatgtCACTCTGAGGGGAATAATTCCATCCCTGGAGCCTTGGGGAGGATAGAAATGGAGCTTCCAtgggaaaatatcccaaatttcccccaaaataactTCCCAGGAGGAGCAATTCCATCCCTGGAGCCTTGGGGAGGATGGAGACGGGGATCCCACGAGAAAatatcccaatttttcctcaaaatgtCACTCTGAGGGGAATAATTCCATCCCTGGAGCCTTGGGGAGGATAGAAATGGAGCTTCCAtgggaaaatatcccaaatttcccccaaaataactTCCCAGGAGGAACAATTCCATCCCTGGAGCCTTGGGGAGGATAGAAACGGGGATCCCAAGGGAAAATATTCCGGATTATCCCCAAAAAGCCACTCTGAGGGAATAATTCCATCCCTGGAGCCTTGGGGAGGATGGAAATGGAGATTCCGtgggaaaatatcccaaatttccccttaaTTAACTCCCTAGGAGGAGCAATTCCATCCCTGGAGCCTTGGGGAGGACGGAGACGGGGATCCCACGGGAAAatatcccaatttttccccaaaataacTTCCCAGGAGGAATAACTCCTTCCCCAGAGCTTTGGAGAGAACGGAAATGGGGATCCCAAgggaaaatatcccaaatttcccccaaaataactTCCCAGGAGGAACAATTCCATTCCTGGAGCCTTGGGGAGGATGGAAATGGGGATCCCAAgggaaaatatcccaaatttcccccaaaaagccACTCTGAGGGAATAATTCCATCCCTGGAGCCGTGGggaggatggagatggagatccCACgggaaaatatcccaaatttcccccaaaataactTCCCAGGAGGAACAACTCTGTCCCCAGAGCTttggagagaagggaaatggaGATTCCAtgggaaaatatcccaaattcccccaaaatgtcACTCTGAGGGAATAATTCCATCCCTGGAGCCTTGGggaggatggagatggagattccatgggaaaatatcccaaatttcccccaaataaCTTCCCAGGAGGAACAATTCCATCCCCAGAGCTTTGGAGAGAACGGGAATGGGGATCCAAGgggaaaatatcccaaatttcccccaaattaaCTTCCCAGGAGGAACaattccatccctggaattgaCGGGGATCCCACagtaaaatatcccaaatttcccccaaaataactTCCCAGGAGGAACAATTCCATCCCTGGAGCCTTGGGGAGGATGGAGACGGGGATCCTAtgggaaaatatcccaaatttcccccaaaatgttggtttttttgggcttttttttgttttttttgtgtgtgaaattaaaattcCGCCGCTCTCCCACGTTTCACATTTTCAAGGAATGGGTTTtgaggttgggtttttttgggtttttttggttttttgtgtgtgaaattaaaattcCGCCGCTCTCCCAAGTTTCACATTTTCAAggagtgggttttggggttggtttttttgggttttttttgggttgttttttgggttttttgtgtgtgaaattaaaattcCGCCGCTCTCccaaatttcacattttcaaggagtgggttttggggttggtttttttgggttttttttgggtttttttgggtttttttgtgtgtgaaattaaaattcCGCCGCTCTCCCAAGTTTCACATTTTCAAGGAGCgtgttttggggttggtttttttgggtttttttgggtttttttggttttttgtgtgtgaaattaaaattcCGCCGCTCTCCCAAGTTTCACATTTTCAAGGagttggttttggggttggtttgtttgggtttttttgggtttttttgtgtgtgaaattaaaattcCGCCGCTCTCCCAAGTTTCACATTTTCAAggagtgggttttggggttggtttttttggggtttttttgggtttttttgggttttttgggttttttgtgtgtgaaattaaaattcCGCCGCTCTCCCAAGTTTCACATTTTCAAGGAGTGGGTTTtgaggttgggtttttttggggtttttttgggttttttgtgtgtgaaattaaaattcCGCTGCTCTCCCAAGTTTCACATTTTCAAGGagttggttttggggttggtttttttgggtttttttgggtttttttgtgtgtgaaattaaaattcCGCCGCTCTCCCAAGTTTCACATTTTCAAGGagttggttttggggttggtttttttgggttttttttgggttttttgtgtgtgaaattaaaattcCGCCGCTCTCCCAAGTTTCACATTTTCAAggagtgggttttggggttggtttttttgggtttttttggggtttttttggttttttgtgtgtgaaattaaaattcCGCCGCTCTCCCACGTTTCACATTTTCAAGGAGtgggttttgggttggttttttggggtttttttggtttttttggggttttttgtgtgtgaaattaaaattcCGCCGCTCTCccaaatttcacattttcaaggagtgggttttggggttgtttctttggggggtttttttttggtttcttttggtttttttgtgtgtgaaattaaaattcCGCCGCTCTCCCAAGTTTCACATTTTCAAggagtgggttttggggttggtttttttgggtttttttgggtttttttgggtttttttgtgtgtgaaattaaaattcCGCCGCTCTCCCAAGTTTCACATTTTCAAGGAATGGGTTTtgaggttgggtttttttgggtttttttggtttttttgtgtgtgaaattaaaattcCGCCGCTCTCCCAAGTTTCACATTTTCAAggagtgggttttggggttgtttctttggggggtttttttttggtttcttttggtttttgtgtgtgaaattaaaattcCGCCGCTCTCCCAAGTTTCACATTTTCAAggagtgggttttggggttggtttttttgggtttttttggggttttttagattttttgtgtgtgtgaaattaaaattgCGCCGCTCTCCCAAGTTTCACATTTTCAaggagtgggtttttttggggtttttttgggggtttttttgtgtgtgaaattaaaattcCGCCGCTCTCccaaatttcacattttcaaggagtgggttttggggttggtttttttggtttttttggggttttttttggttttttgtgtgtgaaattaaaattcCGCCGCTCTCCCACGTTTCACATTTTCAAggagtgggttttggggttggtctttttggggttttttggggggtttttttggttcttttgggtttttttggggttttttgtgtgtgaaattaaaaatccaagcggttttaaattaaaacccaCCCGCAGCCGAGCGGGACGGTGTCACTCCGCCGTCGTTGCCCATCGTGGTGGGATCGCGGCTCGGGCGCTACACGGAGCTGCGGCGCTTGGCCAAGGCCGGGAACACCACCAGGCTCTGCAGGCCGGTGGACACGGAGCTGATGGCCGAGCGGCACAAGCAGCGCTGCTCCGGCGTCCCGGGGCACCGCGCCGGCGACGAGCGGCTGCGCTCAACACCCGCGTCCGAGCCGGACAAATCCCTGGGAATGATGACGGGGATGGAATACTGCAGCTTCTCGCGGCTCTTGTACCACAGGCACGAGCACACCGACTGGAAGTGCAGCACCTCGGCGTAGACGTTCCGCAAGCCGCTCTCGGCCGGGGTCACCGCGGTGACCTCGGGGACAGAGGCCGCGGTGCCACCGCGGCGAGCGGCCCGGCCCAGCAGCGCCCGCTGCTCGGCGTCGCGGCGCTCGTCCTCGGCGTTCATGGTCATGAAGCGCAGCACCACCAGGTTGAGGAAGGCGCCGATGACCGTCAGCCCGGCGAGGATGTAGACGAAGCTGAAGGCCACGTACTGCGGCTGCGTCTGCAGGGCCTGGTCCTTCTGCAGCGCCACGTAGTCGCCGAAGCCGATGGTGGTCAGCGTGATGAAGCAGTAGTAGTAGGCCTGGAAGAAGCTCCAGTTCTCGTAGTGCGAGAAGGCGGCGGCGCCCACGCACAGCGTGCCCACGCAGGAGAAGAAGCCGATGGTCACCATGTTGGCCATGGACACCTCGGGCCGCCGCATGCCCAGGCGCCGCTTGAGGCGGCGCAGCAGCGAGCGCACCAGCGTGTTGATGCGCTCGCCCAGGCTCTGGAACATCACCAGGGTCAGGGGAATGCCCAGCAGCGCGTAGAGCATGCAGAAAACCTTCCCGCCGTCCGTGCTGGGCGCCGCGTGCCCGTAGCCTGCGGGGACACGGACAGCGGGGTCGGATCCGGTGTCCTGGTGGGAATCGGGAATTGGGAATGCCGGAGGGAAACGCGGGAGCGGTGTGGGATGCCAAAGGGGGTGGGTGGGAGCTCATCCCATTCCGAGCTCAGCACGTCCCGGAGTGCTCCAACCCacccttgggcactgccagggatccagggattctctgggaattccagcccggcccagatcccaaaatcccaagctcccctttcccgCTGGGAATTTGAGCCCGGCCGGGAATTCCTGCCcaagatcccaaaatcccaagctcccctttcccactgggaattccattccctggctcctgcccctccagcccttccccaaattccagctctccTTTCCCTCTGGAAAAGGCTCCAAGgattccctggatccttccctgatccaggggaacattcccggctCTCCCAACCTGGCAttggatccatccccatcccgattcctcctggagaaggaattttgggatccaggGGCTTCACTGGGAATTCGGGACTCCAGGAAGggtctcccttcccttttccatcccaaattccataaaaatccctcgGGATGGATTCTGAGCGTCCTTTATCCCGGGATCacgggatggtttgggtgggaagggaccccaaatcccctcccattCCAACCCCGACTCCTTCCACCCCCCCCGGCTGCTCCAGGCTCCCTCCAGCCTTTCcctggacactcccagggatccttttccttttccttttccttttccttttccttttccttttccttttccttttccttttccttttccttttccttttctttttcctttccctttcccttttccttttccttttccttttccttttccttttccttttccttttccttttccttttccttttcctgcctggGTTCTCCTCTGGGAACGCTGTGacgattttggggtggggacaCCTTCCCCATCCCCGGGtttgggaaaattcccaaaattcccatccccGGCTCTCCGCAGATGGGAAATCAGGGATTCCAGGGCCGAGCGCTCCGCCTGTCCCCTgtcaccccctgtcccctgtcaccccctgtcaccccctgtcccctgtcaccccctgtcaccccctgtcaccccctgtcaccccctgtcccctgtcaccccctgtcccctgtcaccCCCCGTCACCGCCTGTCCCCTgtcaccccctgtcccctgtcaccccctgtccctgtcactccctgtcccctgtcaccGCCTGTCCCCGTCACCCCCTGTCCTCTGTCCCCCCCGTCCCCCGTCAccccctgtcaccccctgtccctgtcaccgcCTATCCCCCgtcaccccctgtcccctgtcaccccctgtcccctgtcaccccctgtcaccccctgtcccctgtcaccccctgtcaccccctgtcaccccctgtCCCCGTCACCCCCTGTCCCCGTCACcgcctgtccctgtcaccccctgtcccctgtcaccccctgtcaccccctgtcacccctgtccctgtcaccccctgtccctgtcaccgcctgtcccctgtcaccccctgtcaccccctgtccctgtcacccctgtcccctgtcaccccctgtcccctgtcaccccctgtccctgtcacccctgtcccctgtcaccccctgtcccccgtcaccccctgtcaccccctgtccctgtcaccccctgtcccctgtcaccccctgtcccccgtcaccccctgtccctgtcaccccccGTCACCCCCTGTTCCTGtccccccctgtccctgtcaccccctgtccctgtcaccccctgtcccctgtcaccccccatcaccccctgtcaccccctgtCACCCATcaccccctgtccctgtcaccccctgtccccccctgtcccccctgtcccccgtcaccccctgtcaccccctgtccccccctgtcccccctgtcccctgtcaccccctgtcaccccctgtcaccccctgtcaccccctgtcccctgtcactccctgtcccctgtcccctgtccctgtcaccccgtccctgtcccggtgtcccggttTGCCCCCCGGGGGTGCCCCGCCCCCAGCCGGGAACAGCTGTGTCCCCTAATCCCGCCGTGCCCCCAATCCCGCCGTGCCCCGTTATCCCGCCGTGCCCCGTTATCCCGCCGTGCCCCCTAACCCGCCGTGCCCCGTTATCCCGCCGTGTCCCCTAATCCCGCCGTGCCCCGTTATCCCGCCGTGCCCCGTTATCCCGCCGTGCCCCCTAACCCGCCGTGCCCCGTTATCCCGCCGTGTCCCCTAATCCCGCCGTGCCCCGTTATCCCGCCGTGCCCCGTTATCCCGCCGTGCCCCGTTATCCCGCCGTGTCCCGTTATCCCGCCGTGTCCCGTTATCCCGCCGTGTCCCGTTATCCCGCCGTGCCCCGTTATCCCGCCGTGCCCCGTAATCCCGCCGTGCCCCGTTATCCCGCCGTGCCCCGTAATCCCGCCGTGCCCCGTTATCCCGCCGTGTCCCGTTATCCCGCCGTGCCCCGTTATCCAGCCGTGCCCCGTAATCCCGCCGTGCCCCGTTATCCCGCCGTGcggagggatttgggataaaTCCCGATCGGATCGGCCGCCGGAGGGACCCCGGGGAGCCGCGGCCGTGGGGAGGGCCAGAGCCGGCCGTGGGGAGGGCAGCGGGAGCGGCTGCGCCGTTTCCTGGCCCTgtcctccttttcctttgccgtttttattttccttttccttttccttttttccttttcctttccgtttttccttttccttttccttttccttttttcttttcctttttttccttttccttttcctttcccttttccttttttatctttccctttcccttttccttttttatcttttcctcttcctttttttcttttttccttttccttttccttttttatcttttccttttccttttttatcttttccttttccttttcttttttcttttttccttttcctttccctttcactttttttatattttccttttccttttttatcttttcctttccctttccctttccctttccctttccctttccctttccctttcctttttttatattttcctttccttttttcttttttccttttccttgtccttttccttttttcttttttccttttcctttcccttttcctttccctttccctttccctttccctttccctttccctttccc
This genomic window contains:
- the KCNK3 gene encoding potassium channel subfamily K member 3, with the translated sequence MKRQNVRTLALIGCTFTYLLVGAAVFDALESEAETAERRRLEAKSDELRRKYNLSAESYRELERVVLKLKPHKAGVQWKFAGSFYFAITVITTIGYGHAAPSTDGGKVFCMLYALLGIPLTLVMFQSLGERINTLVRSLLRRLKRRLGMRRPEVSMANMVTIGFFSCVGTLCVGAAAFSHYENWSFFQAYYYCFITLTTIGFGDYVALQKDQALQTQPQYVAFSFVYILAGLTVIGAFLNLVVLRFMTMNAEDERRDAEQRALLGRAARRGGTAASVPEVTAVTPAESGLRNVYAEVLHFQSVCSCLWYKSREKLQYSIPVIIPRDLSGSDAGVERSRSSPARCPGTPEQRCLCRSAISSVSTGLQSLVVFPALAKRRSSV